Proteins encoded in a region of the Salvelinus fontinalis isolate EN_2023a chromosome 17, ASM2944872v1, whole genome shotgun sequence genome:
- the LOC129814279 gene encoding atypical chemokine receptor 4-like yields the protein MSQSSQKPSGGYGPVATAHCSRGDKQRRYSSSMDLTEEDDYDYHNNLTLNYSYEDYHTVCEKADVRSFAGLFLPVVYAACVVVGLAGNSLVLVVYAYHKRLRRTMTEAFLAHLAVADLLLLLTLPIWAADAALGWELGLPLCKLVSACYAINFTCCMLLLACVSMDRYLASVRAEGRNQGKLGRVFTRAHCGKVCLGVWAVAFLLGLPDLLFSTVRETPGRRVCMAVYPPSLAREVKACLEVVEVLLGFLVPLLVMMWCYVGVGRVLRRLPEESRGRRRRAIQVLLVVVGLFVVTQLPYNAVKMCRAMDSVYTLVTHCGVSKALDRAAQVTESLALTHCCLNPLLYVFLGSSFRQYALKAAKAFGERTKRRRGEQREDEGTEMSFNSHNTASQETSTFSI from the exons ATGAGTCAGAGTTCGCAAAAGCCCAGCGGAGGATACGGACCAGTAGCTACAGCTCACTGCAGTAGAGGAGACAAGCAGAGGCG ATATTCCTCCAGTATGGATCTGACCGAAGAGGATGACTATGATTACCACAACAACCTCACCCTGAACTACAGCTACGAGGACTACCACACCGTGTGTGAGAAGGCTGACGTGCGCTCCTTCGCTGGCCTCTTCCTCCCTGTGGTGTACGCAGCCTGTGTGGTGGTAGGGCTAGCCGGGAACTCCCTGGTGCTAGTTGTGTACGCCTACCACAAACGTCTGAGAAGAACCATGACGGAAGCCTTCCTAGCACACTTGGCCGTAGccgacctcctcctcctcctcaccctgccCATCTGGGCTGCAGACGCGGCGCTGGGCTGGGAGCTGGGCCTGCCTCTCTGCAAGCTGGTCTCTGCCTGCTACGCCATCAACTTCACCTGCTGCATGCTGCTGCTAGCCTGTGTTAGCATGGACCGCTACCTAGCATCTGTTAGAGCGGAGGGCAGGAACCAGGGAAAGCTGGGCAGGGTCTTCACCCGGGCGCACTGTGGGAAGGTCTGCCTAGGGGTGTGGGCTGTGGCTTTCCTCCTGGGTCTTCCCGATCTTCTGTTCTCCACAGTAAGGGAGACCCCCGGGAGGAGGGTCTGCATGGCCGTCTACCCGCCCAGTCTGGCCCGGGAGGTCAAGGCCTGCCTGGAGGTGGTTGAGGTCTTACTGGGGTTCCTGGTTCCTCTTCTGGTTATGATGTGGTGCTACGTCGGCGTGGGGCGTGTGCTGAGGCGGCTGcccgaggagagcagaggcaggaGGCGGAGAGCTATCCAGGTGTTGCTGGTCGTGGTGGGGTTGTTCGTGGTCACCCAGTTGCCCTATAACGCGGTGAAGATGTGTCGGGCGATGGACTCGGTCTACACATTGGTGACCCACTGTGGTGTGAGTAAGGCCCTGGACCGGGCGGCGCAGGTCACTGAGAGCCTGGCTCTGACCCACTGCTGTCTCAACCCACTACTCTATGTCTTCCTAGGGTCCTCCTTCAGACAATATGCGCTGAAAGCAGCCAAGGCATTTGGAGAAAGGACgaagaggagaaggggggagcagagagaggacgAAGGAACGGAGATGTCCTTCAACTCTCACAACACTGCCTCTCAGGAA